The Solanum lycopersicum chromosome 2, SLM_r2.1 DNA window ATAATTATTATGTAAACAAGTTATTTTGcattataattttcaaataaaaccaATTCTCATCGGTCCAAAATTTTGGTGGGCAAAATTAAATGATAATCATATTGATAGTCAACAAATATCTGATAGAATAATCGAGACGCGAATAAACTAATTTTGacaccaacaacaacaccatagGAATGATTATGCTTGCGTGCGTAGACTATGGACAAGGAGAATAAGATtcttatattgaaaaataagagAATCTTTAAACCATAAGGAAATTACATAATCAGCTTCATCTTCAATACTTTAAAGCTGGCTCTGCTACTTGTTAAGGGGAAATGACACCCTGTTCCCTTAATCTTTCTCTTCGTTGGCACCACGCGTTTTAACGATTACTATTATAAATCCAAAATTATATTCTTCTCTAACTGCCCAATCTCTAACTAATATTATTCTTTAATCCAtgctttttaatatttttttcattaaaactaATAACGACAGGTTTTTTAGAGGCTCTACATGAGATATCCTTGTCCTCAGGTGATCTCCTAAAAAGGTGTATTATTTAGATGAAATAATTTACTACTAATAGTAGAAGTGGTTATATCTTGAATTAAAATGTCAACTTTGACAAAAATGTGGTTAAACAAACCCCTTTTGGAGAGTTTAATAAAGCCAACAACTAAGTTAATTTTTACTAACTAAAATTGGTATGTATGGAACAATAACAATCCCAAATAAGTTAAACATTGACTATATGAACTCTCACGGATCATATCTCTTCGTTGTAACCATCATTTATAAATAACAGTACAGTAAAATAACAATTTCAACTTGGTATAAATTAAAgggaagaaagaaaaggaaaatacaaGCCAGCTCTAAAGGCAAGAGCAATGATTGGTCATTTTCTGGACCCTAAAACTTCACGCCCACTCCAGCTCGTTAGGAATTTTTCGAACTTGGCTGGGCTGcctaagaaaaagaaaggtcccTGACTTGCTGGCACCACTTTAGTTCATTCATACCCTTATCGTTGTCAAATCGTTCTGTACTTACTTTTTTTCGAGgaataaaaagttcaaatttacCCCTCGACTTTTGACTATGGGTTAAACTGCAAAACTGAAGCCTTTTCCCTAACAACATGATATTATTAGACGAAATGTCTAGTTTAAGGGCAAAAGTAGGCAATTATCTTATCTTCTCATCCAAACTTACAGTATAGTCCTAAAAATGCAGGGTAAGGATTGAGTCACTGTCATATCCTCGTGGTCACTTTAAACAGCAGAAAGTGCCAACCTCACAAGAAATGAAGTCTAATGTATGGCAGACTCTAACCTCTCCATGttacaaattttcaattttcccTTTATACCCCTGTCCCtacccccccaccccaccccattgctttatttttctctataaaacCCTCTCACATTCTTTCCCAAATTCTCTCATTTCTTAATCCTTTAGCTTTGATCATCACCTACTCaacacaaaagaagaaaaaaaagccCTCTCTctcaaaaacaattaaagatGTGTAATTCCAAAACTAAACTGCAGAGCAGCGCACAAACTCTCTCACAAATTAATGGCCGCCCTGTTCTTCAACCACATAGCAATATAGTTCCTCTTTACGAACGCCGCAACTCGCTTAAAAAGACAACACACACTGCTGCACCTGTTACTGCAAATGGAAGTACTAAAGTCAAGATGAGTTCATCAACAACTCCACCGGTCTCACCTAAAATGAAGTCGCCAAGACTACCAGCTATTAAGAGAGGGAATAACATTGATCCTAATGGCTTGAGTTCAAGTGCTGAGAAAATTGTGACACCCAAAGGGACTGCTAATAAAGCCCCAATTCTGTTAAAGAAGCCCAAGAAAAGCAGCGGGGGCTTAGCCTCACCCTCTTCTGTGGAGAATTCTTCATTGAAATATTCTTCTTCCTTGATAGTCGAGGCTCCGGGAAGTATAGCAGCAGCAAGAAGGGAACAAGTAGCAATTGCACAAGTGCAGAGGAAAATGAAAATTGCGCATTATGGAAGAACAAAATCAGCCAAGTATGAAGGAAAAGTATCTTCTCTTGACCCTTCCTTCGCCTCAGCAGTTATCCCTAATCCTAGAGAGGACAAAAGATGCAGCTTTATCACACCTAATTCAGGTAAAAAGCACCTCAATTCTACACTTAAAGAGCAATTAAGTACTATGTTCTAACACAAAGACACACAAATTACGGGTTTTCAATAAATAGGACTAAAGTTCTTGGTGTTTTCTTGTGTTTTCAGACCCACTCTATATTGCATACCATGATGAAGAATGGGGAGTTCCAGTACATGATGATAAGTAAGAATCGTTTTTTCCCCTGTTTTTCTGCTTTCTGCACATTTATCAGGTTCGTTCTTGGACTAATTTCCTTATTTTACCTACTCAGTCTGCTTTTTGAATTGCTGGTATTAACTGGTGCACAAGTTGGATCAGACTGGACTTCAGTTTTAAAGAAAAGGCAAGAATTCAGGTAGgttttgctatttttttaaCTGATTcttgattaacattttaaaaaaaaaaaaaaaaaacagaggcCCTAACCTGTATTATGCATTCTACTTTCCTCCAGGGATGCCTTTTCAGGATTTGATCCAGAAATTGTCTCGAAGTACAATGAAAAGAAGATAACTTCAACAAGTGTCGAATATGGTATAGAGCTTAGCCAAATCCGAGGAGCTGTCGACAACTCTACCAGAATTTTAGaggtaataataatataatatgaactCTGTAAAGGATTTTAAGAACTGATTTAACTTTTCAATTGTCCTTTCTTTTTCAATGCCTTTCAATAATTCCCAACATTTCTGTTAAGAATGACATTATGATACCCTAATTGGAAACATAGATGGTAAAGCAagttttgaattaattaatcttCTAATCATGCATGGACCTAACAACTGTTAAGTAACACAATCACATGGGCCATATGGAATAAGTATTGCATAACTGTCCTTGACAAGTACAACCATAAAGTAAGATTAGTCTTATTAAATAAATGTTTAAGCTTAAGAAAtagtaaacatatatatattgttacaTTCCTAtgattcttaaataaaaatttggaaagTGGGGATCATCCAAgtgtatgattatattcttgAATATATTACAGATTAAGAAGACATTTGGTTCGTTCGACAAGTATCTGTGGGGATTCGTGAACAACAAGCCCATTGCAACACAATACAAGGCATGCAACAAAATCCCAGTGAAGACTTCAAAATCAGAAACCATAAGTAAAGACATGGTCAAAAGAGGGTTCCGCTATGTCGGCCCCACCGTTATACACTCGTTCATGCAGGCAGCCGGACTCACCAACGACCACCTGATCGCCTGTCCACGACATCTCCCGTGTGTGGCATTGGCAACTCAACCTGCACCCCCTGCCCTATAATTTACCTTTTATCAACTACTCTACTAAGCCATAGTTTTAAGTTTAGCAAACAAAAGTTGTTGAGGAAACCTAGTTGAGATTGTCTAACAATATTctaccttcttcttttttttggggtGATGAATTTAGATGTTTTAAGTGATTTTATTTGATGATGTAAGATATTGAGTTGGTTAAATGTATAGAAAGTAGAAAGGAATAAAGTAAGGATGGTATAGATATGGGGGGACAGGAAGCATGTGCAGGGTGGGCAGGGGAATGCCAATTGCATGTGccatttgatttaattttgtgtGGGCACtgaccaccaccaccatcagcAGCAAAAGCCATCACTGCACCACTATTTACTTGCACTTGCGTGCTTTTGAACAGTGACTTATCTTTCAAGGATAAGATCATCAAGTACACAGAGGAGGAGCCTTTGCTTCCCCCAATTATAGGCCCTTCATTCCTGTTGCTGCAGGGAATAAATAGTGGATGATTTATTCCCTGCATCATTCAACAAAAATGAAGCCACGTGCAGCACCTTAACACAAAAGTAAAGGGGCATTAGTTTGGTTATGTTTGTTGCCCCATCTTTGATATGTAAACTTGACAGAGAGGCAAGCACAAAGTGCCTTGCAGTTTGTATCATATGTTTAGTGTGGAATTTTGAGTGTTTTTTCTTTGGCCCTggccttctttttttcttcttatgggGATTGTAATTCTATTATGGATTTTAGTGGCTATCAAGATATTTTATGGATGCACTTTTCGGGATTCTGTTCAATTTGATAAGTTAAGCATCTTCTTCTACATCACATGTGCTTCTCAGCTTTTAAAAGTCACTTTGGTGGATCAGATGGTAAAAGCAAAGCATATTCCCCATACATGTGCACATGGGATGTATAGCTCAGCAGTTCATTGCTTTTCTTTGCACCATTTGAAAGTGGATTggaaataaaatcttaaaagtAAAGTGCAGGCAAACAACACTTAATTTAGTTGAGGTTACGTAACAAATATTCGAAGTTGAAGTAAAAAAGTTTGGAAGTTGACAGATTTTTGACATGAATTTCACTTGAAAAAATTTGGCGTTTGTTAACAGTGTTTCTCTGCTATCATTGGTATGCAAACAATATGTATGTCTAGCAGGAAAATGTAAACAGATCCAAGACAAGAAGAACTTGGACAGGTTCTGGGTTGTGGTGATCGGAATTGGAACTACTAGAAACTTCCCAGTGAAAGCGAGAACTAACTTCGCGCATACAAGCACAAGAGACCACAATGATAACAGAAGATTGAAAACATAAGAGGCTGGAGTGGTGCTATGAAAGCCACAAGATCCTGCAAAGCTGTACAGAAGTGTTCATAACAATGTAGAAAGTTACAGCATAAAACAAAATGAAGCTCATCAAGTTGGAACATAACTCCTCAGGCTAGAGATATGCGCAGTAATGTCATACAATCGAACTCCGTGAATATTGCAGTTTAGGCAATATTAGTGAATGTGAAAGAGTGCAAAAAAGGGAAAGAGACCTCAACCATGGATGTGGCTGAAGGAACTCACTCACAGTATAGGATGCTCCTCATCTAATTCATTTCTGCTTAATCTTCAATGCATTTATCACTTTAAACATCTTATTAAAATATCTCAGTTCTTGGCTGATCAATTATATCCAGCTGAAACTGCCGCCAAACAAAACAAATTCCAAGTAGAATTGACAAACTAGAGATCTTTCACAACTCAAAGCTTTAGGCACTTAGAACACCATATACTGCACACAGGATGAACAACCATTTCATAAGCTACACGTAGTAGACTGCACATCTCCATCCATACTACAACATACTTGCATAAAAAGAGCCAGAAAAATATACCTCCCCTTTTAATTGCACTTTGAAATTAAAGCCCTACAATGGCGTGACGATTTCTGCAGCTTACTATTACTACTTCGCAGTTATGCTGCAGCACTAGCTGCAATATTGCAGTAGTTTGCTAGCTATACCCCAGAAGTATGTGGGAGATTTGATACAGTAGCATATTGAGAATTCTCTGTGTGAAATTCAGAGTTTGAGTATTGTAAAGAGATTGGAAATAGGAAAGTGGATAAGCAATGAACAAGAATGTGAGGTTGAAAATTTGTGTTTGATCCTCTAAGCATGAACCAAAAGAACAGAATAAGCATAAAAGGTAGTATTACAATTCAATCAAAAGGTTTAGgctctttttctttataaaggTGAGGCTTGGCCCAACTTGTACATTGCTCGACTATACTTCTTGGCACCTGCTACCTCTCACCAACACAAGTATTTGGATGAATTGCCACAAAAGGTAAGTCAGATAAGAAGAAAATACCTAAacataacacattaaaaatTACGTATGTTGGAGTTTGGACTTTGTTCTCCTTTTTCATCCCATCTAAATTGACCTCCAGGACATCCTTTGCCCTTGGGTGCTTGAGCTCTTCTTCCACAACAATGATCAAGAACATATTCATCTAATCTAGAAATCATCTCTTTTTGATCCAATGCTATCGTATCTCTGGATTTATAACATGTTTGATTCATGACTAGGCACTTGCAAGCAATTATGGATCAGTTAACAGCATTCGTCTACAACTTCTCTACATTACAACCTGTTTGTTTAACTAAATACAGAAGGTGCATTTACATTGAAGGCTGAATACtggaatttaatttataatgtgACAAAGACTGTGATATGGCCATGGAAACACATTATGGTTAGCACGTAAAAGCTATGAAGCTCAGTGAGCCCAGGTTGTTAGCTTCACCTTGCTTAACTGGGACATTAGTGAATGCTGCAAACtgaaatttcaatttataatGTGTCAATGACTGCCGTGTGGCCTTAGAAACACATTATTCTAAGCATGTGTAAGTTACGAAGCTCAGTGAGCCCGGGTTATTAGTTTCACCTTGCTTAACTGGCACTTTAGGGCGTCAAGTTGTGCTAAGCAACATATTTGACATATGCagtttaattataatttttccctattgaacaaataattattatttgcaTTTGTACCAACAGTTTTGGAATTACAtttcaaatttctaattttttttggtacttCTCTTCGCAAATCCCTAATTGCACTTTGCACTTAAAGCTCCACCAGACTATTCCAATATTTTTGCACTTCCCGATTTTAATTACTTTGTAGTTATTAACTACAAGCACAGAGGCTGCATTTGACCATTGAAGATGAAAAATTCTAGTAAGGAACTTGgaaaaactccattgaagctccTAAGATCAAGctgaattgaagaagaagaagaaaaaggaagtTCTTATTTCTCATTACTCACAGATCTTGCACCTATtcctttatatacaaaatacagATTCTGTTTTCAATATAGAATTCCTAACTAACTCTAATCTTCCACTCACAATTACAGCTCATTTACTAACAGAATTTATTCCTAACTAACCATGTGCAAAGTAACAGAATTAACAGAAAATGTGACAATTAGCAGAATAACAGAAAACGTGAAGgttaacactccccctcaagctgaagGGTGCAATATGTCAAGCACTCCTAGCTTGCCTAACAGATGAAGATGTTGAGCTTGACTCAATCCCTTGGTTAATAGATCAGCAACTTGTTGATGAGTGTGTACATACTCTGTTTGAATTAGCCCAGCCTTAACTTTATCTCTAATAAAATGACAATCTATCTCGATATGCTTGGTTCTTTCATGAAACACAGGATTTGCAGCTAATTGAATAGCAGATTTGCTATCACTCCAAATTTTGATTGGCCTTTGAATGAACACATTGAGCTCATTGAACAACCCTGTCAACCATGTCACTTCTGCTACTGCTGAAGCCATACTTCTgtattcagcttcagctgaACTTCTAGACACTGTCTGTTGTTTCTTGGACTTCCAAGACACTAAGGAATCTCCAAATTTTACTATATAGCCTGTTACTGACCTCCTAGTATTAGGACAAGCAGCCCAGTCTGAATCACACCAACATGTTAATGTTGTGGCTGGCTGAGCCTTTAGCCATATGCCCTGACCAACTATTCCTTTCAAGTATCTTACCACTCTGATAGCTGCTTCCCAATGAGACCTTTTTGGATGTTGCATAAACTGACTTAATGTTTGCACTGCATAGCTAATGTCAGGTCTTGTAATGGTAGCATACATTAATTTTCCCACTAATCTTTGATAAACTGAATTATCTGTTAGTACCTCATCTCCTTGTAGTCCAGTAATCTGATCCAATTCTATTGATGTCAACCTCAAGTTGGTTTCTAATGGTGTGTTTACAGGTTTTGCACCACTCAATCCTGTGTCAGAAATAAGCTCTAATATGTATTTCCTTTGATTCAAGATAACACCTGTTTTTGACCTTAACACCTCAATTCCCAAGAAATATTTGAGTTCTCCTAAATCTTTGAGCTTAAACTTATGATGCAATACTTCTTTTGCTTCTCTGATTAACAACTCATTATCACCAGTAATGagtaaatcatcaacataaatcaaGACAACAACCATCCCCTCTGGCTTCTTCAAGGTGAACAATGAATAATCATGGGAACTTTGGATGAAGCCTGCAGATACTAAGGTGTTTGTCAACTTGATATTCCATTGTCTAGaagcttgcttgagtccatacaAGGATTTAAGCAATTTACAAACTTTGGTTGACCCCTGAGATCTGAAACCTTAAGGCATTACCATATACACTTCCTCATCTAAATCTCCTTGTAAAAATGCATTGTACACATCCATTTGGTAAAGAAACCATCCTTTAGAAACAGCTACTGCAATAACACTTCTAACAGTTACCATTTTGCAACTGGTGAGAATGTATCATGATAATCCAAACCTTCTTGCTGACTATAACCTTTGGCTACAAGTCTAGCTTTGAACCTCTCTATGTTTCCATCAGCCTtgtatttgattttgtaaatccatTTAGAACCAACAGCATGTTTACCTAGAGGTAAGTCAACCACCA harbors:
- the LOC101246304 gene encoding uncharacterized protein → MCNSKTKLQSSAQTLSQINGRPVLQPHSNIVPLYERRNSLKKTTHTAAPVTANGSTKVKMSSSTTPPVSPKMKSPRLPAIKRGNNIDPNGLSSSAEKIVTPKGTANKAPILLKKPKKSSGGLASPSSVENSSLKYSSSLIVEAPGSIAAARREQVAIAQVQRKMKIAHYGRTKSAKYEGKVSSLDPSFASAVIPNPREDKRCSFITPNSDPLYIAYHDEEWGVPVHDDNLLFELLVLTGAQVGSDWTSVLKKRQEFRDAFSGFDPEIVSKYNEKKITSTSVEYGIELSQIRGAVDNSTRILEIKKTFGSFDKYLWGFVNNKPIATQYKACNKIPVKTSKSETISKDMVKRGFRYVGPTVIHSFMQAAGLTNDHLIACPRHLPCVALATQPAPPAL